Proteins from a genomic interval of Quercus robur chromosome 9, dhQueRobu3.1, whole genome shotgun sequence:
- the LOC126699949 gene encoding norbelladine synthase-like: MSRQLSHELEVNVPASEAWELYGRLGLAKLLVEEGSIVEKIEVIEGDGGIGTILKKTYTPGSHGFSVQREKFTKYDNEKRMKELEVLEGGYLDLGLTLFRVRFEIIEKDNDSCIIKSTIEYDIKEEAIANTSYVTTDLVAKIGEIAKNYLIKNKATKNAE; the protein is encoded by the exons atgTCTAGGCAACTCTCACACGAGCTGGAGGTAAATGTGCCCGCTAGTGAAGCATGGGAGCTTTATGGCAGGCTTGGGTTAGCCAAACTTCTTGTAGAAGAAGGAAGTATCGTTGAGAAGATTGAGGTCATAGAAGGTGATGGAGGGATTGGGACTATTCTGAAGAAAACATATACACCAG GCTCACATGGGTTTTCTGTGCAAAGAGAGAAGTTCACAAAGTATGACAATGAGAAACGCATGAAAGAACTAGAGGTGCTGGAAGGAGGTTATCTTGATTTAGGCCTTACTCTTTTTCGTGTTCGCTTTGAAATCATAGAGAAGGACAATGATTCATGCATAATCAAAAGCACAATTGAGTATGATATCAAGGAAGAAGCTATTGCAAATACCTCGTACGTCACTACTGACCTAGTAGCAAAAATTGGAGAAATCGCCAAAAATTATCTCATCAAAAACAAAGCTACTAAAAATGCAGAGTGA
- the LOC126699948 gene encoding uncharacterized protein LOC126699948, producing the protein MAISDQWASYREDDVGKAQKVKDMILSDLWWDNIDYILEFTAPIYDMLRIADTDKPCLHLVYEMWDSMIEKVKAVIYRHEGLEDDQYSSFWVVVYDILIDRWTKNSTPLHCLAHSLNPKYYSIEWISENPKRIPPHRDHEISMERSKCLERYFEDENDLTVVKYEFAKFSGGRFPSPSALTDRWTLLPLVWWQYHGSAFPTLQTLALKLLGQPCSSSCAERNWSTYKFIHSLKRNKMAPARAEDLVYVHSNLRLLSRRNEEYIHTATKMWDIAGDSWNESDMHGGAGILENAALTLDEPELEAIVIGNVNTSATTSESEVRSEAIDLEDDDICV; encoded by the exons ATGGCTATTAGTGACCAATGGGCTTCTTATAGGGAGGATGACGTTGGAAAAGCTCAAAAGGTGAAAGATATGATTCTAAGTGATCTTTGGTGGGATAATATTGATTATATCCTTGAATTCACGGCACCCATTTATGATATGCTACGAATAGCCGACACAGATAAGCCTTGTCTTCATCTTGTGTATgagatgtgggattccatgatAGAGAAGGTGAAAGCAGTGATATATCGACATGAAGGCTTGGAAGATGATCAATATAGCTCATTTTGGGTTGTGGTGTATGATATACTCATTGATCGGTGGACTAAAAATTCTACACCACTACATTGCTTGGCTCATTCCTTAAATCCTAA GTATTATTCCATTGAATGGATTTCGGAGAATCCAAAACGCATCCCTCCACATCGGGATCATGAAATTTCTATGGAAAGAAGCAAGTGTTTGGAGCGATACTTTGAAGATGAGAATGACTTAACGGTGGTGAAGTATGAGTTTGCTAAATTTTCAGGAGGGAGGTTTCCTTCACCAAGTGCCTTGACGGATAGGTGGACCTTACTACCGTTGGTTTGGTGGCAATACCATGGCTCCGCATTTCCAACTCTTCAAACCCTTGCCCTTAAACTTCTTGGACAACCTTGCTCATCCTCATGTGCTGAGAGAAATTGGAGCACgtacaaattcattcattccttaaaaagaaacaaaatggctcCTGCACGCGCTGAGGATTTGGTATATGTGCATTCTAATCTTCGACTCTTGTCAAGGCGCAATGAAGAGTACATACATACCGCAACAAAGATGTGGGATATTGCGGGAGACTCTTGGAATGAGAGCGACATGCATGGAGGAGCTGGAATTCTTGAGAATGCAGCTCTTACACTTGATGAGCCAGAGTTGGAGGCTATAGTTATTGGGAATGTTAACACTAGTGCTACTACTAGTGAAAGTGAAGTTCGAAGTGAAGCTATTGATCTTGAGGATGAtgatatttgtgtttga